TGAATCCAGTTGTTCAGGCCGTCGGCCAGGGCTTTGATCAGGTTGTCCCGGATGTTCGTGCCGACCTGCGCGAAAGCGTCCTTCATATTGTCCAGGGCGCCCCGGAAGTTGCCGTGAAGGATGTCATCGATGAAATCGGTGCCGATTCCTTTCAGGGCATTGACCGCCGCGGTGCGAGCATCCACGAACGCCGAGTGGATATTGAACATCATCACCTTGAGCGGGCCGCCCTCCTTGATGATGCCGTTGGCGTAGGTCTGAAAATCGCCGCCCATGAGGGCAAGCTGCTCGGCGGTCTTGAGCTGCATGTCGGAAAGGTATCCGCCGTAGCGTTCCTTCAGGTCTCCGACAATGCTCTTGGACTGCGCCCCTTGCACTCCGGCTACGCGCGCGGCGTAACCCTCCCAGTCAAGGCCCATCTGGTAGAGCTTGGTCGCGGTGTCGTTGACCTGGCCGGCCAGGGCAGCGCCGTAACGCGCACGCATTTCGGAGTAGATGAAGCCGAACTCGTCGAGCTTGTTGTACTCGGCCTGGGTCGCGGCAATATCCGCATCCGCCTTGGCCTGAAGCTCGGCCTCGATCCTCTGACGTGTGGCGTCTTCCTTTTGTTTTTCGGCCTTCACCTTTTCGGCGGCCGCTTTTTTCTCTTCCTCCGCCTGCTTGCGCGCCAGGTCGGCGGCGCGGGCGATGTCTGCCTCAGTCTTGCGCTGACGCTCTGCTTCGGCTGCATCTTCCAGTTCTTTCTTTTTCGCAAATTCATCGCGTTTCACCTGAACAGCCGCCCATGCCGCGTCTTCCTCTGCCTTTTGTCGCTTGACATTGATTTCCTGCATCTGGGCTTCTTCTTTGGTCTGGAACGCCTTCGACATCTGATCCCACCAATCAGAAACCCATTTCCCGAAAGTCTCGAATGTCGCTTTTAAGTCGTCCATATCGAACAGAAGCGCCGAGATCGCTGTCCCAACAGCCGCAATTGCAACCACTGCAATACCAACGGGACCGGTTAAAGCTGCCCAAGTAGTGGTGGCTGCAACCTTTAATGCCGACAAAGAAGTAGTCACGCTGGTTGAAGTGAGACCGAACAACTTGAGACCAGAAACGATGTTCGGCAGCACCAGGAGCAGCGGGCCGATGACGGAGGCCAGGACGCCGAAGGCCGCTCCCAGGGTGGTAATAGCCGTGGCCAGCGTCGAGTGCTCTTTTGCCAAGTCCTTGACCCAGGAAACCATGCCCGTCAGCACCTTGACGAGCGCGTTCAGAGCCGGGACAAGAGTCTGGCCGATCACCTGGAGCAGTACTTTGAACGACTCCCGCAGCTGGTCGAGAGAGTGGCCGGCCTTGTTCACCCCTTCGGTCTGAGCGAGAAAGGCTTCCTCCGTGGCGCCCGCGGCCTTTCTCATCTCGCCGAGCTTCTTTTCGTAGTCGGCGGACTGCTTACCGGCCAGAGAGAGCGCCAAAGTCTGGCCCTCGATGGAACTGATGTAAAGCTGAAGCGGCTTGCCGCTGGCTTCCGCGGCCTGCTTGATGATCTCGATGGACCCCTTGAGTCCGTTGGCCTCCAGCATGGCCTTACCGTTCTCGTACCCCAGGCCCTTGATAAGGCCGGTCATGTCCTTGGTCGGAGACATCAGGGCTTGCAGAACGCCGCGCAGCTGTGTCGAGACTTCAGCCGCATTGCCGGTGACACCGGTCCCGGTGGCCATCACCGCGAAAAGCTCCTCCTGGCTCACCTTCAACTCGGAGGCCAACGGCACCACGCGCCCGATACTCGCGGCCAGTTCCGGGAAGGTGGTCTGACCGAGCTTGACCGTCTGGAACGACAGGTCGGAGACCTTCTTCACCGACTCTTCGGACACGTCGCCGTAGCCCTTGGTCACGGCAGAGAGCAGGTTGATCGACTCGGTGGTGGTGGCAAGCCCGGCCGTGGCCGCTTTCGCGGAAGCCTCCAGG
Above is a window of bacterium DNA encoding:
- a CDS encoding phage tail tape measure protein, producing MASKDLVARNLVVKLTADYETFIKKNKEGATSFDAMVYSIEKNKKNLREVGAIMTTVGATLSVALGGASKAAVDFNRELGNVQTLIPGNTKRIEELRDAIQDMAIKTGKSTTDLTQGAYQVISAFGDTGDTVAILEASAKAATAGLATTTESINLLSAVTKGYGDVSEESVKKVSDLSFQTVKLGQTTFPELAASIGRVVPLASELKVSQEELFAVMATGTGVTGNAAEVSTQLRGVLQALMSPTKDMTGLIKGLGYENGKAMLEANGLKGSIEIIKQAAEASGKPLQLYISSIEGQTLALSLAGKQSADYEKKLGEMRKAAGATEEAFLAQTEGVNKAGHSLDQLRESFKVLLQVIGQTLVPALNALVKVLTGMVSWVKDLAKEHSTLATAITTLGAAFGVLASVIGPLLLVLPNIVSGLKLFGLTSTSVTTSLSALKVAATTTWAALTGPVGIAVVAIAAVGTAISALLFDMDDLKATFETFGKWVSDWWDQMSKAFQTKEEAQMQEINVKRQKAEEDAAWAAVQVKRDEFAKKKELEDAAEAERQRKTEADIARAADLARKQAEEEKKAAAEKVKAEKQKEDATRQRIEAELQAKADADIAATQAEYNKLDEFGFIYSEMRARYGAALAGQVNDTATKLYQMGLDWEGYAARVAGVQGAQSKSIVGDLKERYGGYLSDMQLKTAEQLALMGGDFQTYANGIIKEGGPLKVMMFNIHSAFVDARTAAVNALKGIGTDFIDDILHGNFRGALDNMKDAFAQVGTNIRDNLIKALADGLNNWIQNGLKSIADAFWKMLGGGSGGFFDSIGGALKSVLGGGTAAAVSGGTAAAAGGGAAASLGGIFTAEGAAAGTLAVSGGTAGTIAGLGGVAGEADVVATLGAGGATGGVLGTIAAIAPIAAGLALPLVAAFKAFTWKGQRDAERRQKASDTLNNALSLFNGTKKGYIEAIGDLDNPDFAGIVSRVGNDTLHGWADYQNILDTYATFVSLKAMAESVEAGNWSGVTENLFVHASQGVQMGAYKSFAKGLEAAWVNAGGLANYQKRQAELNARIEAGRETQSNTPGANYNEHQSQTEDTVSGAAGATPTDTLPSVSLQQPEPQSSSQGNYPTFDETEGSFARQQLAKNYNAILKNIPHVGDVYLDMFTQFRDVLSKYHTGGVVEGVLGQETIIRALAGEEVLTRSDPRHRDNLGGGLVVNISGNNISSELDLKRLARLAGEEIMAMMRARGRVYT